A single region of the Terriglobales bacterium genome encodes:
- a CDS encoding protein kinase has protein sequence MAASPSAARIGKYEVLDVIGEGGMGVVYKAIDPQIGRLVAIKRMMVRFSNDPQLQQRFQREARAAGTLQHSNIIVIYDLGEDGENPYIVMEYVDGESLEKMINRRKPLSTAQKLDIIIQVCDALHYAHQHGIVHRDIKPGNIILQPNGKVKLLDFGIAHTLDKALTQTGQIIGTLNYVSPEQLNGSPVDGRADIFATGIVLYQLLTYELPFDAPETVTIINKILREPAPSLRTRLADYLPEMDEILDKALAKDYAQRYQSAQDFALDLSRVKATLERETIDHSLELAREAIVSSDLARAKDLLAGIVKVDTQHPAAKQMLRDVQQLIEQQQCRERVHELRTEAEQALSEKHLDVALERINEAIRLSKTDPDLLSFRETVQQAMLRKSQAAKLVQAADIAREAGELDMARKAIEEALHTEPQDTKAKILHARILTELGQQTRQQQVRQLLGSARLKISSRNFTAAQELIQQAELLDPSNPEVVAVKELVETGRAQEARQQEIEHRAEMIQRALDTSEFDSACREAKQALQEFPAEPVLVRLSATAESRREMAERDRQIELWAREARRLLEEGKSAKALDVVSSAYRKYPTDPRIQVLVAQVNASSAPPAQVSTPDRARGDSDATAVSVLSVRTPVPQKAPIRPEDLDTGEHTPIAPKPPEPAPVRSASSVAIGNAPAEPLISAPPPVSVPVTPAIQPTPAPTSRHASEPAIAAPSSVPMTASAGSSPRLQVAAPAGQMTSAAPKPVATAIGVPGKSRMLVIGAAAALLVLVVALVARRGPAKPTLSSLEINAVPWARVMEVKPSSGKTIQLNEATPVRLSLPPGDYQIRMTGPNGDEYSGTIHIEQDRPAVYSHEFSAVDVYRILNAY, from the coding sequence ATGGCTGCGTCTCCTTCGGCTGCACGAATTGGCAAGTACGAGGTGCTCGACGTCATTGGGGAAGGTGGGATGGGTGTGGTCTATAAGGCCATCGATCCCCAGATCGGACGTCTGGTGGCCATCAAGCGGATGATGGTCCGCTTCTCCAACGATCCTCAACTGCAGCAGAGATTTCAGCGTGAAGCCCGCGCCGCCGGAACCCTGCAGCATTCCAACATCATCGTCATCTATGACCTTGGCGAGGACGGGGAAAATCCATACATCGTTATGGAGTACGTGGATGGGGAATCGCTGGAGAAGATGATAAACCGGCGAAAACCGCTCTCCACGGCCCAGAAGCTGGACATCATCATCCAGGTCTGCGATGCGCTGCACTACGCCCACCAGCACGGCATCGTTCATCGCGACATCAAGCCCGGCAACATAATCCTGCAGCCCAACGGCAAGGTGAAGCTGCTGGATTTCGGCATCGCGCATACCCTTGACAAAGCGCTCACCCAGACCGGCCAGATCATTGGCACTCTCAACTACGTATCCCCCGAGCAACTCAATGGAAGTCCGGTCGACGGCCGCGCCGATATTTTTGCCACCGGCATCGTTCTCTATCAGCTGCTCACCTACGAGCTGCCTTTCGACGCTCCCGAAACCGTCACCATCATCAATAAGATTCTGCGCGAGCCCGCGCCATCATTGCGGACTCGTCTGGCCGATTACCTGCCGGAAATGGACGAAATCCTCGATAAGGCATTAGCCAAGGATTACGCCCAGCGTTATCAATCGGCACAAGACTTCGCGCTCGACCTGTCGCGGGTGAAGGCGACCCTGGAGCGCGAGACCATCGATCATTCCCTGGAGCTGGCGCGGGAGGCCATTGTTTCGTCTGATCTCGCCAGGGCCAAAGATCTGCTGGCCGGCATAGTCAAGGTCGATACTCAGCATCCCGCGGCCAAGCAGATGCTGCGTGATGTGCAGCAATTGATCGAGCAGCAGCAGTGCCGCGAGCGCGTGCATGAGTTGCGAACGGAAGCCGAGCAGGCTCTCTCTGAGAAGCACCTGGATGTCGCGCTGGAACGCATTAATGAGGCTATCCGCCTCAGCAAGACCGACCCGGATTTGCTGAGCTTCCGCGAGACCGTACAGCAGGCGATGTTGCGCAAATCGCAGGCCGCCAAGCTGGTGCAGGCAGCCGACATCGCACGCGAAGCCGGGGAACTGGACATGGCCCGCAAGGCCATCGAGGAAGCGCTTCATACCGAGCCGCAGGACACCAAGGCGAAAATCCTGCATGCCAGAATTCTTACCGAGCTAGGACAGCAGACCCGCCAGCAGCAGGTTCGGCAACTGCTGGGAAGCGCGCGCCTGAAGATCAGCTCGCGCAATTTCACCGCAGCCCAGGAACTGATTCAGCAGGCGGAATTGCTCGATCCTTCCAATCCGGAAGTAGTGGCGGTGAAAGAGCTGGTGGAAACCGGCAGGGCGCAGGAGGCTCGGCAGCAGGAGATCGAGCACCGGGCAGAGATGATTCAGCGCGCCCTGGATACCTCCGAGTTTGATTCAGCTTGTCGTGAGGCTAAGCAAGCCCTGCAAGAATTTCCCGCTGAGCCTGTGCTGGTGCGCCTCAGCGCCACTGCCGAGAGCCGCCGCGAAATGGCGGAACGGGATCGCCAGATCGAACTCTGGGCAAGGGAGGCCCGGCGTCTCCTGGAGGAGGGAAAATCCGCCAAGGCGCTGGACGTCGTCTCCAGCGCGTATCGCAAATACCCGACAGACCCGCGCATTCAGGTTTTGGTCGCGCAAGTAAATGCGAGTTCCGCTCCCCCAGCTCAGGTCTCGACGCCAGACCGCGCGCGCGGTGATTCCGACGCGACCGCGGTGAGCGTGCTGAGTGTCCGTACTCCTGTGCCGCAGAAAGCTCCGATTCGCCCTGAGGATCTGGATACCGGGGAGCACACCCCCATTGCGCCAAAGCCACCGGAGCCTGCCCCAGTTCGCAGCGCGAGCAGCGTAGCCATAGGAAACGCACCAGCGGAACCGTTAATCAGTGCGCCGCCACCAGTTTCTGTACCGGTGACACCTGCGATTCAGCCGACACCGGCGCCCACATCAAGGCACGCTTCAGAGCCAGCGATTGCTGCGCCCTCTTCTGTTCCCATGACGGCATCCGCCGGGTCTTCTCCCCGACTACAGGTAGCGGCCCCGGCAGGGCAGATGACATCTGCCGCACCGAAGCCGGTTGCCACTGCAATTGGTGTGCCCGGCAAGAGCCGTATGCTTGTGATCGGTGCCGCGGCTGCATTGTTGGTGTTGGTGGTCGCTCTGGTTGCGCGCCGCGGTCCCGCCAAGCCGACTCTTTCATCACTGGAAATCAATGCCGTGCCCTGGGCCAGGGTGATGGAAGTGAAGCCGTCTTCGGGAAAAACGATCCAGCTCAATGAAGCAACGCCAGTCCGCTTGTCCTTGCCGCCGGGCGATTATCAAATTCGCATGACCGGGCCCAACGGGGACGAATACTCGGGCACGATTCACATCGAGCAAGATCGGCCTGCGGTGTACTCACATGAGTTTTCCGCAGTGGATGTTTATAGAATTCTCAATGCCTACTAA
- a CDS encoding serine/threonine-protein kinase, whose product MVPEMIGRFKVEAEITQHPFGSVYKGFDPKFHRPVALRTFRLDVPSPQAQQQLRRFQAEARTASALSSPNIVSIYGGGEDQGCFFVVMEYVEGLTLQAMLLGRSEVSTGDLVDMTRQACLAFDHAQSHRMVHPNLRPANVMIEWDGSVKIMDFGVPKPAPAELAETTPLPDIYHYLSPEQVKGEPVDVRSAMFSWAAILYELATGIKPFSGGTPGEVTGKILEYMPEPPRDLKPMLGPGISHVIMKALAKSPADRYQTGAELVHEIENHKNFGRAETMASRVAAPVSEPNVEAGIAPVPVSSGTARTQSGMDLLQSSLETFSDPGNGAAAGRTQAPALEFKNLEFKNPVPAEAAAPAPKAPAPPAAPPVIVQGQVFPAVTEQPSAQDRTAERAASPPFPRPTLRPMLPTLPPLPPQQKQFLMYGGGAVLLFLVITSVAVLGFHGSKKPAASPAPELVSVTPVTPPQVDTTAVEQEAQTPEVVRSKDPNPKKNNKRAKVVAVATPAPVVTTGEVSISSNPAGAQIQIDGRTDPSWVTPYTAAGLNGGSHTVTLSKSGYAAQSQVVQVVAGGSSSLSLKLAELFATISFASEPAGASIAIDGKPTGKTTPAQINVEKGHHTLTFSKAGYFDAASTADLAAGQNFHVSPTLQAMGDTESIKVTGKFKKVFGGGVPEGMASIEVKTMPRGARIEVNHRMLDKPSPAEFFVTPGNYQVTVFMTGYKPLEKMVSVEAGSKVVITDNLER is encoded by the coding sequence ATGGTTCCAGAAATGATAGGCCGCTTTAAGGTCGAAGCCGAAATCACGCAGCATCCCTTCGGATCTGTGTACAAGGGCTTCGATCCCAAGTTCCACCGCCCGGTGGCCCTTCGTACTTTTCGTCTGGACGTACCCTCCCCCCAAGCCCAGCAGCAGCTTCGCCGTTTCCAGGCCGAAGCGCGCACGGCCAGTGCCCTCAGCAGTCCGAATATTGTGAGCATCTATGGTGGCGGCGAGGATCAAGGCTGCTTTTTCGTAGTCATGGAATATGTCGAGGGCCTAACTTTGCAAGCCATGCTGCTCGGGCGCAGCGAGGTTTCCACCGGCGACCTGGTGGACATGACTCGTCAGGCCTGCCTGGCTTTCGACCACGCGCAATCGCACCGCATGGTTCATCCCAACCTGCGTCCGGCCAATGTGATGATCGAGTGGGACGGCAGCGTAAAAATCATGGATTTTGGCGTCCCCAAGCCGGCTCCCGCCGAGCTGGCCGAGACGACTCCGCTGCCCGACATCTATCACTATCTCTCCCCAGAGCAGGTTAAGGGTGAGCCGGTGGATGTGCGCTCCGCGATGTTCAGCTGGGCCGCCATCCTCTATGAGCTGGCCACAGGCATTAAGCCGTTTTCGGGCGGCACGCCCGGGGAAGTGACCGGCAAAATTCTGGAGTACATGCCGGAACCGCCGCGGGACCTGAAGCCGATGCTGGGTCCTGGAATCAGCCACGTGATCATGAAGGCTCTGGCAAAGTCGCCGGCAGATCGCTATCAGACGGGCGCCGAGTTGGTTCACGAAATCGAGAACCACAAGAATTTCGGACGAGCCGAGACCATGGCTTCGCGAGTGGCCGCTCCGGTCAGCGAGCCGAATGTAGAAGCCGGCATCGCCCCTGTCCCGGTAAGTTCGGGAACGGCGCGGACACAATCGGGCATGGATTTGCTTCAGAGCTCGCTCGAGACATTCTCCGACCCGGGTAATGGAGCGGCGGCTGGGCGGACGCAGGCGCCCGCGCTCGAATTCAAGAATCTGGAATTCAAGAATCCGGTTCCGGCGGAAGCAGCAGCGCCAGCGCCCAAGGCGCCTGCTCCTCCGGCTGCGCCTCCAGTGATCGTCCAGGGTCAGGTGTTTCCGGCGGTGACAGAGCAGCCCTCCGCACAGGACCGCACGGCCGAGCGCGCCGCTTCGCCGCCTTTCCCCAGGCCAACGTTACGGCCCATGTTGCCCACGCTGCCGCCGCTGCCGCCCCAGCAGAAGCAGTTTTTGATGTATGGCGGTGGCGCGGTGCTGCTGTTTCTGGTGATCACCAGCGTTGCCGTGCTGGGATTCCACGGCTCGAAGAAGCCGGCAGCATCTCCCGCTCCGGAATTGGTCAGCGTGACCCCGGTCACGCCGCCTCAGGTGGATACAACCGCGGTAGAGCAGGAAGCGCAGACGCCCGAGGTGGTCCGCAGCAAAGATCCCAACCCCAAGAAGAACAACAAGCGCGCAAAGGTGGTAGCAGTGGCCACCCCCGCGCCGGTGGTCACGACCGGAGAAGTGTCGATCAGCTCCAACCCTGCTGGCGCTCAGATTCAGATTGATGGCCGTACGGATCCCAGCTGGGTGACGCCTTACACGGCCGCCGGGCTCAACGGCGGTTCGCACACCGTGACACTCTCCAAGAGCGGCTACGCAGCGCAATCGCAGGTCGTCCAGGTGGTTGCTGGCGGCAGTTCCTCGCTGTCCCTGAAATTAGCTGAGCTGTTCGCCACCATCTCATTCGCCAGCGAGCCTGCCGGGGCCAGCATCGCCATCGACGGCAAGCCCACGGGTAAGACCACGCCGGCGCAGATCAATGTCGAGAAGGGACATCACACCCTGACGTTCAGCAAGGCCGGTTATTTCGATGCCGCCTCCACCGCCGATCTCGCCGCCGGTCAGAATTTCCATGTCTCGCCCACGCTGCAGGCCATGGGCGACACAGAGAGCATCAAAGTGACCGGCAAATTCAAGAAGGTCTTTGGTGGCGGGGTGCCTGAGGGAATGGCGTCGATCGAGGTGAAGACGATGCCGCGTGGGGCGCGCATCGAAGTGAATCACCGCATGCTCGACAAGCCCTCGCCGGCGGAGTTCTTCGTCACTCCCGGCAACTATCAAGTCACGGTGTTCATGACCGGCTATAAACCCCTGGAGAAGATGGTATCGGTGGAAGCGGGCTCGAAGGTGGTGATTACGGATAATCTGGAGCGGTAG
- a CDS encoding PEP-CTERM sorting domain-containing protein (PEP-CTERM proteins occur, often in large numbers, in the proteomes of bacteria that also encode an exosortase, a predicted intramembrane cysteine proteinase. The presence of a PEP-CTERM domain at a protein's C-terminus predicts cleavage within the sorting domain, followed by covalent anchoring to some some component of the (usually Gram-negative) cell surface. Many PEP-CTERM proteins exhibit an unusual sequence composition that includes large numbers of potential glycosylation sites. Expression of one such protein has been shown restore the ability of a bacterium to form floc, a type of biofilm.) translates to MNCPAGATSCGPWPDGTTAQGVANVPEPMSAFLLGSGVLVVIRRRYGKRS, encoded by the coding sequence ATGAACTGCCCTGCGGGTGCGACGAGTTGTGGGCCGTGGCCGGACGGTACGACGGCCCAGGGCGTCGCCAACGTTCCCGAACCCATGAGTGCTTTTCTGCTGGGCTCAGGCGTGCTGGTAGTGATTCGCCGCCGCTACGGCAAGCGCAGCTAG